One Tunturibacter gelidoferens genomic region harbors:
- a CDS encoding VWA domain-containing protein, which yields MSLRRALGLRMVAATLVGVIAGMPVAGWAQQPDQSGGFTLKVQSDIVLTNVVVRDKKTGEVVKGLKASDFTILENGKPQKIESFDYQNVDEAAVLREKSTVIGKATIADLVNGEFAANPASLRDHRLIVMFFDLSSMQPEDIDRAVESAQDYVKKKMQPADLVALVSMATGLSMDQDFTSDKVALLRGLGKYNGTEGTGFANGNEGGNSGGTADDASSFTSDDSEYNALNTDRELYAIRTIAKSLERVDQRKSLLYFSGGLTRQGIENQASMRAATNEAVKANMAIYSVDSRGLEALPPVGNASTGSLRGTAAYSGGAMQSQLDANFGSQETLATLSSDTGGKAFFDSNDFAPAFQQVQHDTEAYYIVGFRSTNTARDGSFRHLTVKLNRTDVKLDYRPGYYAPADFQHQKTEDREQALMEELRSDLPATDFAVYLQALYFRMGDNKFFVPVSLIIPGSQIHSVKNGDRDKANIDIIGQVKNAEGIVVGNVRDTVKLALDAAQQVQQKKIQYSTGFTLAPGRYHLKFVVRENQTGAMGSFETDLQVPDLKKIPLKLSSIVLSSQRVPNTAKKTASPLVRDGMEWIPNVPHVFRQDQHLYFLYEVYDPAKERGSPEPASSPGLTRREGGPVRVLTSIEFLIGGVKVYETPLVEAKAVNIPERGAVAFQFDVPLTPLKPGTYVCQVNVIDDAGGSFSFPRMAMRVEPGAAPVVAPAAATGAPVTSGGPMKP from the coding sequence ATGAGTTTGCGACGGGCCTTAGGTTTGCGAATGGTGGCTGCGACTCTGGTGGGCGTGATTGCAGGGATGCCCGTGGCTGGATGGGCGCAGCAGCCGGACCAGTCGGGTGGCTTCACGCTGAAGGTGCAGAGCGATATCGTGCTGACCAACGTGGTGGTTCGGGACAAGAAGACAGGCGAGGTGGTAAAGGGGTTGAAGGCGAGCGACTTTACGATTCTGGAGAATGGAAAGCCGCAGAAGATTGAGAGTTTTGACTATCAGAATGTCGATGAAGCCGCGGTGCTGCGGGAGAAATCTACCGTCATCGGGAAGGCTACGATTGCGGATCTGGTGAATGGCGAGTTTGCCGCTAATCCGGCATCGCTGCGGGATCACCGGTTGATCGTGATGTTCTTCGATTTGAGCAGCATGCAGCCGGAGGACATCGACCGGGCGGTGGAGTCTGCGCAGGACTACGTGAAGAAAAAGATGCAGCCGGCAGATCTGGTGGCGTTGGTGAGCATGGCCACTGGTCTCAGCATGGATCAGGATTTTACCTCCGACAAGGTGGCCCTGCTGAGGGGTTTGGGCAAGTACAACGGAACCGAGGGGACGGGGTTTGCAAATGGGAACGAGGGAGGCAACTCGGGTGGGACGGCGGATGATGCTTCGAGCTTTACCTCGGACGACAGCGAGTACAACGCGCTGAATACGGATCGCGAGCTGTATGCGATCCGGACGATTGCGAAGAGTCTGGAGAGGGTGGATCAGAGGAAGAGCCTGTTGTACTTCAGCGGTGGGTTGACGCGACAGGGGATCGAAAACCAGGCGAGTATGCGTGCGGCGACGAATGAAGCGGTGAAGGCCAACATGGCGATCTACAGCGTGGATTCGCGCGGGCTGGAGGCTCTGCCACCGGTGGGCAACGCGTCGACTGGGAGTTTGCGAGGGACAGCGGCTTACAGCGGAGGCGCGATGCAGAGCCAGCTGGATGCGAACTTTGGCTCGCAGGAGACGTTGGCGACGCTCTCCTCCGACACGGGCGGGAAGGCGTTCTTTGATTCGAATGATTTTGCGCCTGCGTTTCAGCAGGTGCAGCATGACACAGAGGCTTACTACATCGTCGGTTTCCGGTCGACCAATACGGCGCGGGATGGAAGCTTCCGACACCTGACGGTGAAGCTGAATCGCACCGATGTGAAGCTCGACTACCGGCCCGGATACTACGCTCCGGCAGACTTTCAGCACCAGAAGACAGAAGACCGGGAGCAAGCCTTGATGGAGGAGCTGCGAAGCGATCTCCCGGCGACCGATTTTGCGGTGTATCTGCAAGCGTTGTACTTCCGGATGGGGGATAACAAGTTTTTTGTTCCTGTGTCGCTAATCATTCCGGGGTCGCAGATCCACAGCGTGAAGAACGGCGACCGGGACAAGGCAAATATCGACATCATCGGCCAGGTGAAGAACGCTGAAGGGATCGTCGTCGGGAATGTTCGCGATACGGTGAAGCTGGCGCTGGATGCGGCGCAGCAGGTTCAACAGAAGAAGATCCAGTATTCGACGGGCTTTACGCTGGCTCCCGGGAGATACCACCTGAAGTTTGTGGTGAGGGAGAACCAGACGGGAGCGATGGGGAGCTTCGAGACCGACCTGCAGGTGCCGGATCTGAAGAAGATTCCGCTGAAGCTGAGCTCGATTGTACTGTCGAGCCAGCGGGTGCCGAATACGGCGAAGAAGACGGCTAGCCCGCTGGTGCGGGACGGGATGGAGTGGATTCCGAATGTGCCTCATGTCTTTCGGCAGGATCAGCATCTCTACTTTCTGTACGAGGTGTACGACCCGGCGAAGGAGAGGGGTTCGCCCGAACCTGCGAGTTCTCCGGGTTTGACGCGGAGGGAGGGCGGACCGGTAAGGGTGCTGACCAGCATCGAATTTCTGATTGGGGGCGTGAAAGTGTATGAAACGCCGCTAGTTGAGGCCAAAGCGGTTAACATTCCCGAGCGGGGCGCCGTGGCGTTCCAGTTCGATGTGCCGCTAACACCGCTGAAACCTGGGACCTATGTATGCCAGGTGAACGTGATCGATGATGCCGGTGGAAGCTTCAGCTTTCCCCGGATGGCGATGAGGGTAGAGCCGGGAGCCGCGCCGGTTGTGGCTCCTGCAGCCGCTACTGGCGCGCCGGTTACCTCTGGTGGTCCTATGAAACCCTAG